From the Neobacillus sp. PS3-34 genome, the window CACCGGCAAGCATCGTATTAATCGCAATGGATGCAAGGGATGAATTGGAAGCATCCAAGGTACTTCCAGCGTTAAAAGCAAACCAGCCAAACCAAAGAATAAACGCACCGGCTGATGCTAATGGGATATTACTCGGAGCGAATACATTGGCGCTGCCGTCTGAATTAAATCTGCCTTTCCGTGGCCCCAATAGCTTTGCCATGGCAAAAGCGGTAAAACCTCCGAGCGCATGAATCGCTGCAGAGCCTGCGAAATCCTTCATTCCGAGCTTCGCCAGCCAGCCGTGTTCGTTCCAAATCCAATGTCCAGAAAGCGGATAGATGATGATGCATATTAGCGCTGCCGTTATGACATAGGCTTTAAATTTCATCCGCTCGGCAACCGCACCGGACACAATCGAAATGCAGGCTACCGCAAATCCAATTTGGAACAATACGTAGGCTGCACTCGGCAGTTGAATCGATAGCGCAATGTTTTCGGGATGGCCAAATAAAGTGGTGCCAATCATTCCGAACTTGTCCTTTCCGAACATGATGGCAAAACCAATCAGCCAAAAAGCCAGTGCCCCAACCGTTAAATCGACAAAAATCTTCATTATTACATTGACTGCGTTTTTAGTCCTGACAAACCCTGCTTCCAATAAACTGAATCCGCCTTCCATAAAGAGCACCATTGCCGCAGCTAATACTACCCAAATGGTATTAAGATACATGAGTTTCATGATGTCATTCCTCCTGATTCAGTAAATCATCAATATCAAAGTCCGGCTTGCCTGTTCGAATGTTATATGCCTCCAAAATAGGATAAACATAAATTTTGCCGTCTCCATCCTCACCAGTCTGCGCTGCCTCAAAGATCGTTTTAATCGTTGGCTCCACCATATAATCTGAGAGAATAATTTCCAATTTAACTTTGGGGTGAAGTGTCACTTGATAATTTTTCCCGCGATAAACACCTTGTGTATCCTTCTGTTTCCCTCTACCGACTACTTGAGAGACGGTAAAACCGCTAATTCCTATTTTTTTTAACCCTTTAATGGTCTCTGTAAGTCTTTCGGGTATGATAATCGCATCAATCTTTTTCAATACACTCACCTCATGTAAGGTTTTCTAACATTAATACGTTAAAGGATATAACATTACTATCGGTTCGTCAAATTATTAGGTTTTCTGCAACTTCTGATGGGTGTCATTGATAACTGCTTTAAAGGATTGTTATTGATTTTATCTTCTCTTCAAATAGAAATAACCCTAATTCCTAAAAAGGAACTAGGGTTTATGAATAACATTAACTTCAATTGGTCAGTGATTAAATTAACTGTACCTATCCCATTGGGGTGATTATTTCAAATCAAGTGCTTGGTATGCTAACTGAAACTTTCCGCCTTCCGCCACTTCAGAATGATACAAAGCCTTAAGGGCGAAGTTTTTCTCAAGATCGTGTTCTTTCATCAATTCTTTTAAACGACCCTGCAATTCTTTATTATCTTTAACTAGTTGTTTCATTTGTGTTTTTATGAACTTCATGATGGATGCAGCTCCTTTCGAACTAAGTCGATTCACCAAGTATACCATTATTCATATCGATGAACTTAAAAAACTTCTTTTAGACAAAATTATCAACGTCCAAGCTAAAAGAAAAAAGGCTCATAAATTATATCAACAATTATTTTTATGAAGAGGGATTAACATGCAAAATGATAAAAATGAAGTAAAGGCAGAAAATGATTACGACCGGATGACAAGCTTCATGTTTGGAAATAGAAGATTTAGTGATACAAAACACAAAGATGATTTCAATTCACCCAGTGAGAAATCACAGTCCCATGAAATAACGGAAAGTAATCAGCATGGACCTTTCCATCGAAATACAGAACGAGGGAATGACTGGTTATTCGGCTTTAACCAGAAAACCCAGCGAGGAAACCGTAATAGGAAACTCTCCCCTTACGAAAGGTTACTTGACCAGGTTGATTACGACTTACTTATGGACACGATTGATTCTGGCATGAAATCCTACCAAAGTATAAAGCCCTTATTTAGCGGTGCCTCCCCTTTTCTGCAGAAATTCACGAAAAAATTCCAGTCAAAATAATGGACTAAAATTGGCTTCCTAAAGGATTTATTTATCGTTTAACCAGGGCAAATAAGAGGATTGATCATGCTATGTTACTAGCTTTAATCAATCCTTTTTTGTTTTGCATCTTGAGCAATAAATTTTATTAAAATTTTTTATGATTTGAGCAATGTAAAGATTATAATTAGTAGAGAATAACCTGTATTTAGTACAGTACGTTTGCCGCATTTACCAGGGCTTCCGGAGGAAATACTTTTATAAAGGACGGTTCACATAAATGCTGAATATGATGCTACTAAACTATTTCGTTAAAGCGGTAGAAAACCAGAGCCTGAATAAAGCGGCGAAGGAGCTTTATATCTCACAGCCAGCACTGACCAAGCAGCTTGCACAATTGGAAAAACAATTGAATTGTAAACTCTTTTTACGGAAACCATCAGGGATAGAAATGACCGATGCCGGAAGACATCTTTACGAAAAAGCAGTTTTTCTGTTAGGCCAATTGAATTCACTGGAAAAGGGTATGGAAAAATACGCTGAAAAACGCAGTATTAGAATTGGTGCTACCCCAAGTATCGCCTCCAACTATGTACCAACCATCCTAACTAAATTTGAACTTCATGGATTTGAAGTGAGTCTTGTCACCCGCGATACGACCGCTCAGCTGCTGCAAATGCTAAGTGAAGAAGAGATCGACATCGGCTTTATTCAAGACTTGGACAATTTCAATTTTGACCTACCCTTCCAGAATCTATTTAATGAACCATATGTTGCACTATTGCCAAAGGATCACCATTTAGCTAAATTGATTGAAATACCATTTGAAGAACTCATTCAGAATAGGATGATTCTTAATAGCGACCCTTGTGATATTCGAGCTTCTTTTCGGGCTGTTTGCAATGCCCTTGGCAAGCATCCCGATAACTGGGTCGATCTCGAAATGAATGATTCGATCCAAACCTTTGTTTTGCAAAACTATGGAGTTTCGATTGTACCTGAAATGACGGTAAGTCATTTATTTCATCCTTTATTAGTTTCGAGGCCAATAATTTCCCCTTTTCCGTTTTACAGAACAATCGGTATGGCGATACGGTCAGAGCAAGATAAGGAACTGTTCGATTTGATAAAAAGTTAACCGATTAGCGCCTATTTTCAAAACTGTTTCAAATTATTAATAAAAATAACGGAGCCATAATTTTTAGTATGGTTCCGTTATTTGCGATGTGATCTACGAGGCAACATTTAGTCAATATTTTAACTCCTAATTTTTGAACCTAACCTCACAAGTTGCTTGCCAATATTTTTGCCATGGAATAAATCGATCAACGCTTTTGGAGCGCTATCAAGCCCATCCGAAATGGTTTCTGTGTATTTAATTCTACCTTCTAAAATCCATTGAGCAATTTCAGACCTCGCCGCTTCACTTCGTTGTGGATCAAGGCCAGAAATAAGATATCCTTGCATGATTGCTCTATTTTTCGTGATCCGTCCGAAAATCTTCGGATCTATATAGGGGGTTTCTCCGTTATACTGCGAGATTTGGCCACACAACACAATCCTTGCGAAAGGATTGATCAGCTTTGTAATGTTATTTATCCATTCATTTCCGACATTATCAAAATAAATATCGATCCCATCCGGGCACAATTTCCGGAGTTCTCCCTCTATATCCTCTTCCGTCTTATAATTAATTGCGCCATCGAAACCCAGTTCATTGACTAAATACGCATTTTTGTCATCCGACCCTGATATGCCTATTACTCTGCAGCCATGGATTTTGGCAATCTGCCCCACCATGCTCCCCACCGCTCCAGCTGCTCCCGATATGACAATCGTTTCACCACTCTTCGGTTTTCCAACATCCAAAAGGCCAAAATATGCTGTAAGGCCAGGACTGCCTAAAACGCTTAACATTGCTTGATAAGGCACTGGTAACGGCTCAATCTTTCTTATATTTGTTCCGTTTGATATCGGAAACTCCTGCCAGCCTAAAAAGCCAGAAACAATATCATCTTCCGTAAAATCTGGATGCTTACTTTCCATGATTTTTCCAATCATTGTTCCAGTGATTACTTCTTTTAAACCGAACGACTCCATATGCGACTTCATGGGTGTCATTCTTTCACGCATATACGGATCGACTGACAGAAAAAGCGTTTGAATCTGCACCTCGCCATCCATAATCTCCCTCACTTCACGCTCAATCATGTCAAAGTTTTCTTCCGATGGAATCCCGCAAGGTCTTTTTTTCAAAATGATTTGTTTTTCTTTCATATTCATTCTCCCGTTCTATATTGGTTAATTTGGCTTCCATTTCAGTTTAAAGAGATTCCCCGGTTTTGGATAATATACATTAGTCATAACCATATAACTCACGATTATAGTCAATTCTGTATTGATTGCTCCACCCGTTCCAAATTTGTCGTGTTTTGACTAGTTTTGACAAGCGACTATAAATCAGATGTATTTGATTGAATATTTCACCAAATTGTGGTCTAATAAAATAGACTTAATAGTCATTTTACATAAGTGTTCATTAACTATTTGGAGGGATACATAATGATGGAACAAACGCTGGATATCAATGTTTCTGAGTTGGTCAAACAATTTAAGGAGATGGATCAAAAGCTTGCCCACTTCTCTGATATTTTAAGCCAGATTAGCTGGGACTCGAAAACGATGGCACCGAAGAAAGGGCGTCCCCTTTTCGCAAAAGCAATCGGCACTCTTTCAACTGAGACCTTCAAGCTTTCCGTTTCAAAGGAAATGGGCGAATTACTAGAAGCACTAACATCTGAGGAAGTTTACAGCCAGCTAGATGAAGTAACAAAAGCATGTGTGAGGGAAAGAAAATCAGACTACGATAAATCAAAGAGCATTCCAGCTGAATTATACAATGAGTTTGTGGTTACAACTTCAATGGCAAATGATGCCTGGGAAGAAGCAAGAGAGAAAAATGACTTTTCTATTTTCCAGCCTTTCTTGGAAAAAATCGTAGGGTTTGTGAAGCAATTTACTGACTACTATGGCTTTGAAGGACACCGCTACAATGCACTTTTAGATGCTTATGAGCAAGGACTCACAGTTGAAAAATTAGACCCATTATTCGCTGAGCTTCGTGAAAAAAGCATCCAGCTATTAAAACGCATTCAAAACTCATCGAGCCAGCCTCGAACAGATATTTTTAAATTAACGTACGATGTAGCCCAGCAAAAGGAATTTAATAAATTCTTATTGCCAAAAATCGGCTTCGATATGAATGCAGGCCGCCTGGATGAATCGGTTCATCCATTTGCACAGCCTGTAAATACGGGTGATGTCCGTCTGACCACCCGCTACTTACAAGAAAATGTTCGTTCCGCTATCTTTGGAACCATTCACGAAGCGGGCCACGGTATGTATGAACAAGGGGTAAACAGTGAATTTGAAGGTACGGCGATTCGTAGTGGTGCCTCCATGGGGATCCATGAATCACAATCAAGATTTGCGGAAAATGTGGTCGGTCGCAGCAAAGCATTCTGGACGTATTTCTATAAGGATCTGCAAAATCATTTCCCAGATCAATTATCGAATGTTTCATTGGATGATTTCTATCGTGCCATTAACCATGTTGAGCCATCCTTCATTCGTGTTGAGGCGGATGAGTTAACGTATAATCTTCATATCATGATTCGCTATGAAATTGAAAAAGCACTGATTGGCGGGGAAATTGAAGTGAAGGATCTTCCTGAGGTATGGAATAAAAAAGTCGAAGAATACCTTGGAATCACACCACCTACCGATACCCTTGGTGTATTGCAGGATGTGCATTGGTCATTTGGAGGACTTGGATACTTCCCTTCCTATTCATTAGGAAATCTATATGCAGCACAAATTCTTAACACGATTAAAAAAGAACTTCCTGACTTTTACCTATTGATTGAAAACGGTGAGTTCGGAAAGATCCAAGCATGGCTTGGCGAAAAAATCCATCAACACGGAAGACTATATACACCAAGTGAATTAATTCAAAAAGTGACAGGTGAAGAATTGAATGCCAAATACCTCGTTGAATATTTAGAAGAGAAATATTCAGAGGTTTATAGTATATAAAAAGAAGCTTCCATTCGTAAGGGAAACCTTACGGATGGAAGCTTCTTCTTGGTGACAGGCACCTCCCAAAAATTTGGGAGGTGCCTGTCACCAGCGATATCATTAAAACTCAAATTTAACAGGTCTTAAAAATAAATCTTCTAATGTTTCTTTTGCATTTTTGTTATTAAATAGGATCTCATATATAGCATTACAAATCGGAAGTTCTACGTCATACTGTTTGGATAATTCTCTTAATGCCTTAACGGTTGAAACACCTTCTGCTAATTTTCCAAACCTTTCTCCTTCAACATATGCTTGTCCAAATTTTCTATTATGACTATGCTCCGAGAACAATGTTGCTTCATAATCTCCTAAATGACTTAATCCGTATATAGTGATATCATTTCCACCCATCGCTCTAATAAGGCGAGATATTTCTCTTGTCCCTCTTGCCATAAGTGAGCCTTTTAAACTGCTATAATTTAATCCATCTAACATACCTGCAGCAAGACCCATAACATTTTTGGTAGCAGCTCCAATTTCATTTCCTATAAGGTCCTGCCCGTAATAAAACCTAATTAAATCACTATTAACCTCCTGTACTATCTTTTTAGTTGTTTCAACACTTTCAGAACCTATGACCATACAATTGGGTATATGATTTACAAAATCTTGTACATGTCCTGGACCTACCCACACTGCAAGATTTATATTTTTTCCGACCTCTTCAGCAAATACTTGAGAAAGTCTTTTTCCACTAACAGCTTCTAAACCTTTCATGCAAAGAATGATGGTTTTACCTTGTATTTCATTTAATGAGCTTAGTTGCTTTGCAAACGAACGCAATTCCTGAGCACTAATAGAAATGATGATTATTTCAGCAAACGAAACCGCTTTTTCTAATGAAGTACTTAATTCTATTTCTTCTGGCAATGAAAGATAATCATTTTTTCTGGATTCTTTTAACCCCATGTAATTTCTTGAGTTTTCTCTTCCCCATAAAACGACCTGATGGCCAACTTTATGAACATACCATGCTAAAAAGCTTCCCCATCGTCCACAACCTAATACGGAAATATTCATTATTTCACCTTCCTCTTTTGTTAGTTAAACGTAGGTAATGTTGTATTTATTTTTAGTAAAAAGTTGCATTTAAATAAAACCTATCAAAGAACTATTCTGTAAATACATAGGTATTCCTGCTAAATCGTCAATATTTGGGTCTGACCCTCCAATACAAAATCGCTAAAAACCCCCCTGATACTTATAGATCAGGGGGGGAATTTGAAGAATAAACTATAATCCAGTTATTTTTCAGATAAAGCTCCAATTTTTCGTTTTCCCAGTATTGATTGGGAGCGAGGCATATATTTTTGGATTGAGAGAACCGGTATGGTTTCCAGTTCGCTTGATGAATACTTATTCCAAAAGGCAACTAGGATGATGGTTGGAATTGCCATTTGTGGTGAAAAAAATGGTTCATCAAATATGCCTGTCAGAAGAATGATCGGCAAACTGAATAGAAAGGTTTCAAACATTTTCCGATCCTTGTGTCTTTCAAAATAAATGGTGATCAGCTTCGTGCATATGACGACGATTAATAACAGAAACAGGATGCCGCTGAACGTTCCGTATTCCGCAAATACGCCAATCATAGAATTATGCGGATGTACCATGTTTTCATGCCTTCCATCCGGGAACAGATGGGCATACTCTTTATGAAAACCGAATGGTGTGACACCAAATAAAGCGTGATGCTCCCACAATTCAATGGAATTACTCCATATTGCCCTTCTCACACCGTAATCTTGATTGATGATATTGCTTCTTGGCATGATATCTATTATCCATTTTACCTTCAGTAACATCAATGAAAAGACAGCTACAAAAATCTTCTTATTTAACTGAAAAAGGAAAAGAGTAAAAATACAAACAATAGC encodes:
- a CDS encoding ammonium transporter, which produces MKLMYLNTIWVVLAAAMVLFMEGGFSLLEAGFVRTKNAVNVIMKIFVDLTVGALAFWLIGFAIMFGKDKFGMIGTTLFGHPENIALSIQLPSAAYVLFQIGFAVACISIVSGAVAERMKFKAYVITAALICIIIYPLSGHWIWNEHGWLAKLGMKDFAGSAAIHALGGFTAFAMAKLLGPRKGRFNSDGSANVFAPSNIPLASAGAFILWFGWFAFNAGSTLDASNSSLASIAINTMLAGAAGGTAALFLTMKKFGTADPSMTINGVLSGLVAVTAGCAYISQWAAIAIGVISGLIVIYATLFVDSIKVDDPVGAVAVHGFNGVFGTIAVGLFDKSEGLFTTGNVHLFLIQLLGASVVVVWGLLGGAFIAKVCERTVGFRASAREEEEGLDMSYHGIPAYNELERFTDMPTSLFNFEETTGITVSSPKERVRTE
- a CDS encoding P-II family nitrogen regulator, with translation MKKIDAIIIPERLTETIKGLKKIGISGFTVSQVVGRGKQKDTQGVYRGKNYQVTLHPKVKLEIILSDYMVEPTIKTIFEAAQTGEDGDGKIYVYPILEAYNIRTGKPDFDIDDLLNQEE
- a CDS encoding LysR family transcriptional regulator, which produces MLNMMLLNYFVKAVENQSLNKAAKELYISQPALTKQLAQLEKQLNCKLFLRKPSGIEMTDAGRHLYEKAVFLLGQLNSLEKGMEKYAEKRSIRIGATPSIASNYVPTILTKFELHGFEVSLVTRDTTAQLLQMLSEEEIDIGFIQDLDNFNFDLPFQNLFNEPYVALLPKDHHLAKLIEIPFEELIQNRMILNSDPCDIRASFRAVCNALGKHPDNWVDLEMNDSIQTFVLQNYGVSIVPEMTVSHLFHPLLVSRPIISPFPFYRTIGMAIRSEQDKELFDLIKS
- a CDS encoding NADP-dependent oxidoreductase is translated as MKEKQIILKKRPCGIPSEENFDMIEREVREIMDGEVQIQTLFLSVDPYMRERMTPMKSHMESFGLKEVITGTMIGKIMESKHPDFTEDDIVSGFLGWQEFPISNGTNIRKIEPLPVPYQAMLSVLGSPGLTAYFGLLDVGKPKSGETIVISGAAGAVGSMVGQIAKIHGCRVIGISGSDDKNAYLVNELGFDGAINYKTEEDIEGELRKLCPDGIDIYFDNVGNEWINNITKLINPFARIVLCGQISQYNGETPYIDPKIFGRITKNRAIMQGYLISGLDPQRSEAARSEIAQWILEGRIKYTETISDGLDSAPKALIDLFHGKNIGKQLVRLGSKIRS
- a CDS encoding carboxypeptidase M32, translating into MEQTLDINVSELVKQFKEMDQKLAHFSDILSQISWDSKTMAPKKGRPLFAKAIGTLSTETFKLSVSKEMGELLEALTSEEVYSQLDEVTKACVRERKSDYDKSKSIPAELYNEFVVTTSMANDAWEEAREKNDFSIFQPFLEKIVGFVKQFTDYYGFEGHRYNALLDAYEQGLTVEKLDPLFAELREKSIQLLKRIQNSSSQPRTDIFKLTYDVAQQKEFNKFLLPKIGFDMNAGRLDESVHPFAQPVNTGDVRLTTRYLQENVRSAIFGTIHEAGHGMYEQGVNSEFEGTAIRSGASMGIHESQSRFAENVVGRSKAFWTYFYKDLQNHFPDQLSNVSLDDFYRAINHVEPSFIRVEADELTYNLHIMIRYEIEKALIGGEIEVKDLPEVWNKKVEEYLGITPPTDTLGVLQDVHWSFGGLGYFPSYSLGNLYAAQILNTIKKELPDFYLLIENGEFGKIQAWLGEKIHQHGRLYTPSELIQKVTGEELNAKYLVEYLEEKYSEVYSI
- a CDS encoding NAD(P)H-dependent glycerol-3-phosphate dehydrogenase, with the translated sequence MNISVLGCGRWGSFLAWYVHKVGHQVVLWGRENSRNYMGLKESRKNDYLSLPEEIELSTSLEKAVSFAEIIIISISAQELRSFAKQLSSLNEIQGKTIILCMKGLEAVSGKRLSQVFAEEVGKNINLAVWVGPGHVQDFVNHIPNCMVIGSESVETTKKIVQEVNSDLIRFYYGQDLIGNEIGAATKNVMGLAAGMLDGLNYSSLKGSLMARGTREISRLIRAMGGNDITIYGLSHLGDYEATLFSEHSHNRKFGQAYVEGERFGKLAEGVSTVKALRELSKQYDVELPICNAIYEILFNNKNAKETLEDLFLRPVKFEF